The Streptomyces kanamyceticus DNA segment GTCGAGCCGCCCGATGGTGCGCCGGGACCACGCGGCGTTGCGGTCGTCGTCGGCCGCGTCGGTCCAGTGCGCGGAGGCGGTGCAGATGTAGGGGGCGTCGCGGTTGGGGAAGGCGGAGTGTCCGCCGTCCTCGGCGATGGCGCCGCGCAGGAACTCGAAGTCGATCGTGGAGAGCGGCGCCGTGATCTCCGTCGTGGCGGCGGCGAGTTCGTCCGCGGCGGCCGACATTCCGGTGAGGTAGCAGGACTTGGTGTAGTAGCGGTGGCCGTGCGGCTCGGACGTGTCGCCGAGTGCCTGGAGCGCGGCGTACGGGAGGACTTCCTCGGCGGCCCCGGCGGGGGCGACGGCGCCGTGCAGGGCTTCGGTGACGGTGTGGCCGTAGGCCGGGTCGCCGAACCAGGCGGTGGAGAGGTACAGCGCGGGCCGCCCGTCGAGCTCCGCGGGCACCCAGGCGTTCGCCGCCGCGCACCGCAGCGTGCCGACCGCGTGCAGGTCCGCGCCCTGCGCCTCGGCGAACTCCTGGTAGGCGGCGAGGACCGGGCCCGCCTGGGCCACGGGGTACACCGCGCGCCGGAGGTACACGGGCCCGACCGGCCGCAGCCGCAGCGTGAAGCGGGTGACCACGCCGAAGTTCCCGCCGCCGCCGCGCAGCGCCCACAGCAGCTCGGGGTGCCGGTGGCCGGTCACCTCGACGATGCTCCCGTCGGCCAGGACGACCTCGGCGGCCTCCAGGTGGTCGCAGGTCAGGCCCCACTTCCGGGCGAGCCAGCCGTAGCCGCCGCCCAGCGCGAGCCCGCCGAGCCCGGTGTGCGAGACCACACCCGCGGGGCAGGCGAGGCCGTACGGCGTGGTGGCAGCGTCCAGGTCGCCCAGGAGACAGCCGCCCTCGGCGACAGCGAGCCCGGCGGCCGCGTCTACCGTCACCGCACGCATCGGCGACAGGTCGATCAGGAGCGCACCGTCGGCGACCGCGGTACCCGCGACGTTGTGCCCACCGCCGCGTACCGAGACGGGGAGCCCCTCGGCCACCGCGTACCGCAGCGCCGCGGCGACGTCACCCGCACCGTGACAGCGGGCGATCAGCGCGGGCCGCCGGTCGACCGTGCCGTTCCACACCCGGCGCGCCGCGTCGTACGCCGGGTCGCCGGGGCCGAGCACCGCCCCGGTGAAGTCCCCGCCAAGCCTGTTCGCCACCATGCCCGCCACCCTCGTCCGACCCTCGGCGCCTCAGCCGCCCTGTCCCCACCCAGTGCACGGAAGGGGACTATCGGGCGCCTATCAGCCCGCGATCGGACGCGGGTGAGCACACGGGTGAGTACAAGGGCGCTGTTGCGGCTTAAGCTCGTCTCTTGGCAACGCCGCACGCTGTTGCCCCGTTGTTGCCAGCAGAACTGAGAGAGAAGAGTGAGCACGATGTTTTCGCAGGTCAGCGGGATGACCAGGAGTGCGGGGTAAAGGACAGGTGCACATCGTCATCATGGGCTGCGGGAGAGTCGGATCCGCTCTCGCGCAGAACCTTGAACAACAGGGGCACACGGTCGCGGTCGTCGACCAGGACCCCACGGCCTTCCGCCGCCTCGGCTCCGGTTTCGGCGGCCGCCGGGTGACCGGCGTCGGCTTCGACCAGGACACCCTGCGCGAGGCGGGCATCGAGGAGGCGGGCGCCTTCGC contains these protein-coding regions:
- a CDS encoding FAD-binding oxidoreductase, whose protein sequence is MVANRLGGDFTGAVLGPGDPAYDAARRVWNGTVDRRPALIARCHGAGDVAAALRYAVAEGLPVSVRGGGHNVAGTAVADGALLIDLSPMRAVTVDAAAGLAVAEGGCLLGDLDAATTPYGLACPAGVVSHTGLGGLALGGGYGWLARKWGLTCDHLEAAEVVLADGSIVEVTGHRHPELLWALRGGGGNFGVVTRFTLRLRPVGPVYLRRAVYPVAQAGPVLAAYQEFAEAQGADLHAVGTLRCAAANAWVPAELDGRPALYLSTAWFGDPAYGHTVTEALHGAVAPAGAAEEVLPYAALQALGDTSEPHGHRYYTKSCYLTGMSAAADELAAATTEITAPLSTIDFEFLRGAIAEDGGHSAFPNRDAPYICTASAHWTDAADDDRNAAWSRRTIGRLDSWRHHGVYVNYQEDSGNSRAMDTYGGPRYRQLAEVKRKYDPHNLFRGNQNIRPSE